A region from the Geobacillus vulcani PSS1 genome encodes:
- a CDS encoding YlmH family RNA-binding protein yields MELYQHFRKEEHPFIDQVLEWKEMVSRQYAPKLTDFLDPREQQIVQSLIGNGGDVRVSFFGGASSVERKRGLLYPPYFAPEENDYEIALFAVRYPAKFVSLEHRDVLGALMSLGLRRGKFGDILVRNGEIQFFVAAEVADYVRLHVETIGKARVALEPLPLSAAMPLAETWEEGTVTVSSLRLDAVLAQAFRLAREKARALVESGLVKVNWKVVDKPDFLCGPGDVLSARGFGRCKLFSVEGPTKKERWLVQIGRQK; encoded by the coding sequence GTGGAGCTGTATCAGCATTTTCGCAAAGAAGAACATCCGTTCATTGATCAAGTGCTCGAGTGGAAGGAGATGGTGAGCCGTCAGTACGCTCCGAAGTTGACCGATTTTCTCGATCCGCGCGAGCAGCAAATCGTGCAAAGCCTCATCGGCAACGGCGGGGACGTGCGCGTCTCGTTTTTTGGAGGGGCTTCGTCTGTCGAGCGGAAGCGGGGGCTGCTCTATCCGCCATATTTTGCGCCGGAGGAAAACGATTATGAGATCGCGCTTTTTGCGGTTCGTTATCCGGCGAAATTCGTTTCCCTTGAACATCGCGACGTGTTGGGGGCGCTGATGTCGCTTGGCTTGCGGCGCGGCAAGTTTGGCGATATTCTCGTTCGGAATGGAGAAATTCAGTTTTTTGTTGCTGCCGAAGTCGCCGACTATGTTCGTCTGCATGTCGAAACGATCGGCAAAGCCCGGGTGGCGTTGGAGCCGCTGCCGCTGTCGGCTGCCATGCCGCTTGCTGAAACGTGGGAGGAAGGAACGGTCACGGTGTCTTCTCTAAGGCTCGATGCTGTGCTCGCTCAGGCGTTTCGCCTTGCGCGCGAGAAAGCGCGTGCGCTTGTTGAAAGCGGGCTTGTCAAAGTCAACTGGAAGGTGGTGGACAAGCCGGATTTCCTCTGCGGACCGGGCGATGTCCTGTCGGCGCGCGGTTTTGGCCGCTGTAAGCTGTTTTCGGTGGAAGGGCCGACGAAAAAAGAGCGCTGGCTCGTTCAGATCGGCCGACAAAAATAA
- the ileS gene encoding isoleucine--tRNA ligase — translation MDYKETLLMPKTEFPMRGNLPKREPEMQKKWEDMDIYRKVQERTKGRPLFVLHDGPPYANGDIHIGHALNKILKDIIVRYKSMNGYCAPYVPGWDTHGLPIETALAKQGVDRKSMSVAEFRKRCEQYAYEQIDNQRRQFKRLGVRGDWDNPYITLKPEYEAQQIKVFGEMAKKGLIYKGLKPVYWSPSSESALAEAEIEYKDKRSPSIYVAFPVKDGKGVLDGDVRIVIWTTTPWTIPANLAIAVHPELDYHVIDANRQKYVVAASLAESVTNEVGWASWSVVKTVKGKELEYVVAQHPFYERDSLVVCGEHVTTDAGTGCVHTAPGHGEDDFLVGQKYGLPVLCPVDERGYMTEEAPGFAGLFYEEANKAITQKLEEVGALLKLGFITHSYPHDWRTKQPTIFRATTQWFASIDKIRGQLLDAIKETKWVPEWGEIRIHNMVRDRGDWCISRQRAWGVPIPVFYGENGEPIITDETIEHVSNLFRQYGSNVWFEREAKDLLPEGFTHPSSPNGIFTKETDIMDVWFDSGSSHQAVLVERDDLQRPADLYLEGSDQYRGWFNSSLSTAVAVTGKAPYKEVLSHGFVLDGEGRKMSKSLGNVVVPAKVMEQFGADILRLWVASVDYQADVRISDHILKQVSEVYRKIRNTFRFMLGNLFDFDPNQNAVPVGELGEVDRYMLAKLNKLIAKVKKAYDSYDFAAVYHEMNHFCTVELSAFYLDMAKDILYIEAADSRARRAVQTVLYETVVVLAKLIAPILPHTADEVWEHIPNRRENVESVQLTDMPEPIAIDGEEALLAKWDAFMDVRDDIFKALENARNEKVIGKSLTASVTIYPKDETRKLLASLDADLRQLLIVSAFSVADEPYDAAPAGAERLTHAAVLVRPAEGETCERCWTVTKEVGADPSHPTLCPRCAHIVNEHYSA, via the coding sequence ATGGATTACAAAGAAACACTGCTCATGCCGAAGACCGAGTTTCCGATGCGCGGCAACTTGCCGAAGCGGGAACCGGAAATGCAAAAAAAATGGGAGGACATGGACATTTACCGGAAAGTGCAGGAGCGGACGAAAGGCCGGCCGCTGTTTGTCCTGCACGACGGCCCGCCGTACGCCAACGGCGACATTCATATCGGCCATGCGTTAAACAAAATTCTAAAAGACATCATCGTCCGCTACAAATCGATGAACGGCTATTGCGCCCCGTACGTGCCGGGCTGGGATACGCACGGCTTGCCGATTGAAACGGCGCTTGCGAAACAAGGCGTCGACCGCAAATCGATGAGCGTCGCCGAGTTTCGCAAGCGGTGTGAGCAGTACGCGTATGAACAAATCGACAACCAGCGCCGGCAGTTCAAGCGGCTCGGGGTGCGCGGCGATTGGGACAACCCGTATATCACCCTCAAGCCGGAATACGAAGCCCAACAAATTAAAGTGTTCGGTGAAATGGCGAAAAAAGGGCTCATCTACAAAGGACTGAAGCCGGTCTATTGGTCGCCGTCGAGCGAATCGGCGCTCGCCGAAGCGGAAATCGAATACAAAGACAAACGCTCACCGTCGATTTATGTGGCGTTTCCGGTGAAAGACGGCAAAGGCGTGCTGGACGGCGACGTGCGGATCGTCATTTGGACGACGACGCCGTGGACGATTCCGGCGAACTTGGCGATCGCCGTTCATCCGGAATTGGACTACCATGTCATCGACGCAAACCGGCAGAAATACGTTGTCGCCGCCTCCTTGGCCGAATCAGTGACGAACGAAGTCGGCTGGGCGTCGTGGTCCGTCGTCAAAACGGTCAAAGGGAAAGAGCTTGAATACGTGGTCGCCCAACATCCGTTCTACGAGCGCGACTCGCTGGTCGTCTGCGGCGAGCACGTCACGACCGACGCCGGCACCGGCTGCGTCCATACGGCGCCGGGCCACGGGGAAGACGACTTTCTCGTCGGGCAAAAATATGGGCTTCCGGTGCTCTGCCCGGTCGATGAGCGCGGCTACATGACCGAGGAAGCGCCCGGGTTTGCGGGTCTGTTTTATGAAGAAGCGAACAAGGCGATTACGCAAAAGCTTGAGGAAGTCGGAGCGCTCCTGAAGCTCGGCTTTATCACCCACTCGTATCCGCACGACTGGCGGACGAAGCAGCCGACGATTTTCCGGGCGACGACGCAATGGTTTGCCTCGATTGATAAAATTCGCGGCCAGCTCCTTGACGCCATTAAGGAAACGAAATGGGTGCCAGAATGGGGCGAAATCCGCATCCATAACATGGTGCGCGACCGCGGCGACTGGTGCATTTCCCGCCAGCGCGCGTGGGGTGTGCCGATTCCGGTCTTTTACGGCGAAAACGGCGAGCCGATCATCACCGATGAGACGATCGAGCATGTGTCGAACCTGTTCCGCCAATACGGCTCGAACGTTTGGTTTGAGCGCGAGGCGAAAGACTTATTGCCGGAAGGATTCACCCATCCGTCAAGCCCGAACGGCATCTTTACGAAAGAAACGGACATTATGGACGTCTGGTTTGACTCCGGCTCGTCGCATCAAGCGGTGCTCGTCGAGCGCGATGATTTGCAGCGTCCGGCTGATTTGTACTTGGAAGGGTCTGACCAATATCGCGGCTGGTTTAACTCGTCGTTGTCGACGGCGGTCGCCGTTACCGGCAAAGCACCGTATAAAGAGGTGTTGAGCCACGGCTTCGTTTTAGACGGCGAGGGGCGGAAAATGAGCAAATCGCTCGGCAACGTCGTCGTGCCGGCGAAAGTGATGGAACAATTTGGCGCCGACATTTTGCGCCTTTGGGTCGCCTCGGTCGACTATCAGGCCGACGTGCGCATCTCTGATCATATTTTGAAACAAGTGTCGGAAGTGTACCGGAAAATCCGCAACACGTTCCGGTTTATGCTCGGCAATTTGTTCGACTTCGATCCGAACCAAAACGCCGTTCCGGTTGGGGAGCTTGGCGAAGTCGACCGCTATATGCTGGCAAAGCTGAACAAGCTGATCGCCAAAGTGAAAAAGGCGTATGACAGCTACGATTTTGCCGCCGTCTATCATGAGATGAACCATTTTTGCACCGTGGAATTGAGCGCGTTCTATTTGGATATGGCAAAAGACATTTTGTACATTGAAGCGGCTGATTCGCGCGCCCGCCGCGCCGTGCAGACGGTGCTGTACGAGACGGTTGTCGTGTTGGCGAAGCTCATCGCCCCGATTTTGCCGCACACGGCCGATGAAGTGTGGGAGCATATCCCGAACCGGAGAGAAAACGTCGAAAGCGTCCAGCTCACCGACATGCCGGAGCCGATCGCCATCGATGGCGAAGAAGCGCTGTTGGCGAAATGGGATGCGTTTATGGATGTGCGCGATGATATTTTCAAAGCGCTCGAGAACGCCCGCAATGAAAAAGTGATCGGCAAATCGCTGACCGCAAGCGTCACGATTTATCCGAAAGACGAGACGCGCAAGCTGTTGGCGTCGCTTGACGCTGATTTGCGCCAGCTCCTCATCGTCTCTGCCTTTTCGGTCGCCGATGAACCGTACGACGCCGCACCGGCGGGAGCCGAACGGCTTACCCATGCGGCGGTTCTCGTCCGCCCGGCCGAAGGCGAGACGTGCGAGCGGTGCTGGACGGTGACGAAAGAAGTCGGCGCCGATCCATCGCATCCAACGCTTTGCCCGCGTTGTGCGCACATTGTGAACGAACATTATTCCGCGTAG
- the pyrR gene encoding bifunctional pyr operon transcriptional regulator/uracil phosphoribosyltransferase PyrR → MQKAVVMDEQAIRRALTRIAHEIIERNKGIDGCVLVGIKTRGIYLARRLAERIEQIEGAPIPVGELDITLYRDDLTVKTDDHEPLVKGTNVPFPVSEQKVILVDDVLFTGRTVRAAMDAIMDLGRPARIQLAVLVDRGHRELPIRADFVGKNIPTSSAEMIVVELSEVDGVDQVSIHEK, encoded by the coding sequence ATGCAAAAGGCGGTTGTAATGGATGAACAGGCGATTCGCCGCGCGTTGACGCGCATCGCCCATGAAATCATCGAACGGAACAAAGGCATTGACGGCTGCGTGCTGGTCGGCATCAAAACGCGCGGCATTTACTTGGCACGCCGCCTGGCTGAGCGGATCGAACAAATTGAAGGGGCGCCCATTCCGGTCGGCGAACTCGATATTACGCTGTACCGCGACGATTTGACGGTGAAAACGGATGACCATGAGCCGCTTGTCAAAGGGACGAACGTACCGTTTCCGGTCAGCGAACAAAAAGTGATTTTGGTTGATGACGTGCTGTTTACCGGCCGGACGGTGCGGGCGGCAATGGATGCCATTATGGACTTGGGCCGCCCGGCGCGCATCCAGCTCGCCGTGCTGGTCGACCGCGGGCATCGGGAACTTCCGATCCGCGCCGATTTCGTCGGCAAAAACATCCCGACCTCGAGCGCGGAAATGATTGTCGTCGAACTGTCCGAAGTCGATGGCGTCGATCAAGTATCGATTCATGAAAAATAG
- the sigE gene encoding RNA polymerase sporulation sigma factor SigE, which translates to MKKWKLRFMYWLYKLLAKLGLKADEIYYIGGSEALPPPLTKEEEEQLIARLAAGDDTARSLLIERNLRLVVYIARKFENTGIHIEDLISIGTIGLIKAVNTFNPEKKIKLATYASRCIENEILMYLRRNNKVRAEVSFDEPLNIDWDGNELLLSDVLGTEDDVITKDLEADVDRRLLLNALRQLSDREKQIMELRFGLSGGEEKTQKDVADLLGISQSYISRLEKRIIKRLRKEFNKMM; encoded by the coding sequence ATGAAAAAATGGAAACTTCGCTTCATGTACTGGCTGTATAAGCTTTTGGCCAAGCTTGGCCTGAAGGCGGATGAAATTTATTATATCGGAGGCAGTGAAGCGCTCCCGCCGCCGCTGACAAAAGAAGAAGAGGAGCAGCTGATTGCCAGGCTCGCCGCCGGTGATGACACGGCGAGATCGCTTTTGATCGAACGCAATTTGCGTCTTGTCGTCTATATTGCCCGCAAGTTTGAAAACACCGGCATTCACATTGAAGATTTGATCAGCATTGGAACGATCGGCCTCATTAAAGCGGTCAACACATTCAACCCAGAGAAGAAGATCAAGCTGGCGACATATGCGTCGCGCTGCATTGAAAACGAAATTTTAATGTATTTGCGCCGCAACAACAAAGTGCGGGCGGAAGTGTCGTTTGATGAACCGCTCAATATCGATTGGGATGGCAACGAGCTGTTGCTTTCCGACGTGTTAGGCACGGAAGACGACGTGATTACGAAAGATTTGGAAGCGGATGTCGACCGGCGCTTGCTGCTCAACGCCTTGCGCCAGCTGAGTGACCGCGAAAAGCAAATTATGGAATTGCGCTTTGGCCTCTCCGGCGGCGAAGAAAAGACGCAAAAAGACGTTGCTGATTTGCTCGGCATTTCGCAATCGTACATATCGCGTCTGGAGAAGCGGATCATTAAACGGTTGCGCAAAGAATTCAATAAAATGATGTAA
- the lspA gene encoding signal peptidase II translates to MRRTGGFGTVAYYWLAAAVIILDQWTKWLVVRSMRLGESIPIIDNVLYITSHRNRGAAWGMLEGQFWLFYLITVIVVAAIVIYIRRLKPSERLAGVGLGLMLGGAIGNFIDRVFRKEVVDFIHTYIGTYSFPVFNIADSALTVGVILLFIHLFFFATPEKGNE, encoded by the coding sequence ATGAGAAGGACAGGAGGATTTGGCACGGTGGCATATTATTGGCTCGCGGCGGCGGTCATCATCCTCGATCAATGGACGAAATGGCTTGTCGTCCGCTCTATGCGGCTTGGGGAAAGCATCCCGATCATCGATAATGTGCTCTACATTACGTCGCACCGCAATCGCGGAGCGGCATGGGGCATGCTGGAAGGGCAGTTTTGGCTCTTTTATTTGATTACGGTGATCGTCGTGGCGGCGATCGTGATTTACATCCGCCGCCTGAAGCCTTCCGAGCGCCTGGCCGGCGTGGGGCTTGGGCTGATGCTCGGCGGGGCGATCGGCAATTTTATCGACCGCGTATTCCGGAAAGAAGTGGTTGACTTTATCCATACGTACATCGGCACGTACAGCTTTCCGGTGTTCAATATCGCCGACTCGGCGCTGACAGTCGGCGTCATCTTGCTGTTTATTCATCTATTTTTTTTCGCGACACCAGAGAAAGGGAATGAGTAG
- the pgeF gene encoding peptidoglycan editing factor PgeF — MPDIFQQEAGGWLRCGAPPFAGAVAGLTTKHGGESKGPFASLNMGLHVGDDRTAVVNNRRRLGEWLVFPLEHWVCCEQVHGAEIQKVTKHDRGKGADDRGTAIPGVDGLYTAEPGVLLALCFADCVPVYFAAPSAGLFGLVHAGWRGTARGIAPKMVQRWREQERIEPGAIYVAIGPAIGRCCYTVDDRVITGLRAALPKDRPLPWRETSPGQYALDLKEANRLQLIAAGVPNSHIYVSERCTSCEEALFFSHRRDRGTTGRMLAFIGRREETA, encoded by the coding sequence ATGCCGGACATTTTTCAACAAGAAGCCGGCGGATGGCTCCGCTGCGGTGCGCCTCCGTTTGCTGGAGCCGTCGCTGGATTGACGACGAAACATGGCGGGGAGAGCAAAGGGCCGTTCGCTTCGCTGAATATGGGGCTGCACGTCGGCGACGATCGCACGGCTGTTGTCAACAATCGTCGCCGTCTCGGAGAATGGCTCGTTTTTCCGCTTGAGCATTGGGTGTGTTGCGAGCAGGTGCACGGTGCCGAGATTCAGAAAGTGACCAAACACGACCGCGGGAAAGGGGCCGATGATCGGGGCACCGCCATTCCGGGCGTTGACGGGCTGTACACAGCGGAGCCGGGAGTGTTGTTGGCTCTTTGTTTCGCTGATTGCGTGCCCGTTTACTTTGCGGCGCCGTCGGCTGGACTGTTCGGTCTTGTTCATGCCGGCTGGCGGGGAACGGCGCGTGGGATTGCACCAAAGATGGTGCAGCGTTGGCGGGAGCAGGAACGGATTGAGCCAGGCGCCATTTATGTCGCCATTGGCCCCGCTATCGGTCGGTGCTGCTACACGGTCGATGATCGGGTGATCACCGGTTTGCGCGCGGCTCTTCCGAAGGATCGCCCGTTGCCATGGCGGGAAACAAGCCCTGGGCAATATGCGCTCGACTTAAAGGAAGCCAATCGGCTTCAGTTGATCGCGGCTGGCGTTCCGAACAGCCATATTTATGTGTCAGAACGCTGTACAAGCTGTGAGGAAGCGTTGTTTTTTTCCCATCGCCGCGACCGCGGAACGACCGGAAGGATGTTGGCGTTTATCGGCCGAAGGGAGGAGACGGCATGA
- a CDS encoding DivIVA domain-containing protein: MPLTPLDIHNKEFSRGFRGYDEDEVNEFLDQVIKDYEMLIREKKQLEEKVAELTEKLNYFANIEETLNKSILVAQEAAEEVKRNAQKEAKLIIKEAEKNAERIISDALAKSRKIALEIEELKRQSKVFRARFRMLVEAQLDMINSRDWDELMEYEAPDLEEGAREPLSQP; this comes from the coding sequence GTGCCGTTGACGCCATTGGATATTCACAACAAGGAATTCAGCCGCGGGTTTCGCGGGTATGATGAAGACGAAGTGAACGAGTTTCTCGATCAAGTCATTAAAGACTATGAAATGCTCATCCGTGAAAAAAAGCAGCTAGAAGAAAAAGTGGCCGAACTGACGGAAAAGCTGAACTACTTTGCGAACATTGAAGAGACGCTCAATAAGTCGATTCTTGTTGCACAGGAAGCAGCGGAAGAAGTGAAGCGGAATGCGCAAAAAGAGGCGAAGCTGATCATTAAAGAGGCGGAAAAAAACGCCGAGCGCATCATCAGCGATGCATTGGCGAAATCGCGGAAAATCGCCCTCGAGATCGAGGAGCTGAAGCGGCAGTCGAAAGTGTTCCGCGCCCGTTTCCGCATGTTGGTCGAGGCCCAGCTCGATATGATCAACAGCCGCGATTGGGACGAGTTGATGGAGTATGAGGCGCCGGATTTGGAAGAAGGGGCGAGAGAACCGCTGTCACAGCCTTGA
- a CDS encoding cell division protein SepF translates to MGLMKKFRDYFLEEDYEDYEEEYEAPQPEEEALPKTAGKANVVSLQSVQKSAKVVLAEPRVYAEAQEIADHLKSRRAVIVNLQRIQHEQAKRIVDFLSGTVYAIGGDIQQVGTKIFLCTPENVDVSGSISLDGEDDRPMKRW, encoded by the coding sequence ATGGGATTGATGAAAAAATTCCGTGATTATTTTTTAGAAGAAGACTACGAAGACTATGAAGAAGAATATGAGGCGCCACAGCCGGAAGAAGAGGCGCTGCCGAAGACGGCAGGCAAGGCGAACGTTGTCAGCCTGCAAAGTGTGCAAAAATCGGCGAAAGTGGTGCTTGCTGAGCCGCGGGTGTATGCCGAGGCGCAGGAGATTGCCGACCATTTGAAGAGCCGGCGCGCCGTCATTGTCAACTTGCAGCGCATCCAGCATGAGCAGGCGAAGCGGATCGTCGACTTTTTAAGCGGTACGGTGTACGCCATTGGCGGCGACATTCAGCAAGTCGGCACGAAAATTTTTTTATGCACCCCGGAAAACGTCGACGTCAGCGGCTCGATTTCGCTCGACGGCGAGGATGACAGACCGATGAAGAGGTGGTAG
- a CDS encoding YggT family protein, with protein sequence MDYVLTFLTTVIQVYSYALIIYILMSWFPNARETRFGQMLAAICEPYLEPFRRVIPPLGIIDVSPIVAFIVLEFATRGLHALFDILQSQF encoded by the coding sequence TTGGATTATGTACTCACGTTTTTGACGACAGTGATTCAAGTGTACTCGTATGCGCTGATCATTTATATTTTAATGTCGTGGTTTCCCAATGCGCGCGAAACGCGGTTTGGACAGATGCTTGCCGCCATTTGCGAGCCGTATTTGGAGCCGTTTCGGCGCGTCATTCCGCCGCTTGGCATCATTGACGTCTCCCCGATCGTTGCGTTTATCGTCCTTGAATTTGCGACAAGAGGTCTTCACGCCCTGTTTGACATTCTTCAGTCGCAGTTTTAG
- the sigG gene encoding RNA polymerase sporulation sigma factor SigG — MTRNKVEICGVDTSKLPVLKNEEMRELFRRMHEGDLEAREKLVNGNLRLVLSVIQRFNNRGEFVDDLFQVGCIGLMKSIDNFDLNQNVKFSTYAVPMIIGEIRRYLRDNNPIRVSRSLRDIAYKALQVRERLMSETAKEPSTEEIAKELGVAHEEVVFALDAIQDPVSLFEPIYNDGGDPIYVMDQLSDERNRDSQWIEEIALKEGLRRLNEREKMIIRKRFFQGKTQMEVAEEIGISQAQVSRLEKAAIRQMNKNIQV, encoded by the coding sequence TTGACGAGGAACAAAGTCGAGATTTGCGGCGTAGACACTTCGAAGCTTCCCGTCCTCAAAAATGAGGAAATGCGTGAACTGTTTCGACGGATGCATGAGGGGGATTTGGAGGCGAGAGAGAAATTAGTAAACGGCAACTTGCGCCTCGTGTTGAGCGTCATTCAGCGCTTCAACAACCGAGGCGAATTTGTCGATGATTTGTTTCAAGTCGGCTGCATCGGACTTATGAAATCGATTGATAATTTTGACCTCAATCAAAACGTGAAGTTTTCCACTTACGCAGTGCCGATGATCATCGGCGAAATCCGCCGCTATTTGCGCGACAACAACCCGATCCGCGTTTCGCGCTCGCTGCGCGACATCGCCTATAAAGCGTTGCAAGTGCGAGAGCGGCTCATGAGCGAGACGGCGAAAGAACCGTCAACCGAGGAAATTGCCAAAGAACTCGGCGTCGCCCATGAGGAAGTGGTTTTTGCCCTCGATGCCATTCAGGATCCTGTTTCGTTGTTTGAGCCGATTTATAACGACGGCGGCGACCCCATTTACGTGATGGACCAGCTGAGCGATGAACGCAACCGCGACAGCCAATGGATCGAAGAAATCGCCTTGAAGGAAGGGCTTCGGCGGTTGAATGAGCGGGAAAAAATGATTATCCGCAAACGATTTTTCCAAGGAAAGACACAAATGGAAGTAGCCGAGGAAATCGGCATTTCCCAAGCGCAAGTGTCCAGGCTCGAAAAAGCGGCAATCCGGCAAATGAATAAAAACATCCAAGTGTGA
- a CDS encoding YggS family pyridoxal phosphate-dependent enzyme — protein sequence MTVRDNLAAIRREIESACARVGRDPAGVRIVAVTKYVDAERAMEVLDAGIADLGENRSDQLIEKYAQIGNQATWHFIGTLQSRKVKDIIDKVDYIHSLDRLSLAKEIEKRAVRPVKCFVQVNVSGEVTKHGLAPEETIPFIEQLRAFSRIEVVGLMTMAPYTDDEAVLRACFRRLRVLKEHVQAMGMAHAPCTELSMGMSNDYTIAIEEGATFVRIGSALVGSL from the coding sequence ATGACGGTGCGCGACAACTTGGCGGCCATTCGCCGGGAAATCGAATCGGCCTGCGCCCGCGTCGGCCGTGATCCGGCCGGCGTGCGCATTGTGGCTGTCACTAAATATGTCGATGCCGAGCGGGCGATGGAGGTGCTTGACGCCGGCATCGCCGACCTCGGCGAAAACCGCTCTGACCAATTGATCGAAAAGTATGCACAGATCGGAAATCAAGCGACGTGGCATTTCATTGGGACGCTCCAGTCGCGCAAAGTAAAGGATATCATCGACAAGGTCGACTATATTCATTCGCTCGACCGTCTGTCGCTCGCGAAAGAAATTGAAAAACGGGCGGTGCGGCCAGTAAAATGTTTTGTGCAAGTGAACGTGTCCGGGGAAGTGACCAAACACGGGCTCGCCCCCGAAGAAACGATTCCGTTTATTGAACAACTTCGCGCCTTTTCGCGCATCGAAGTCGTCGGATTGATGACGATGGCGCCGTACACGGACGACGAAGCGGTATTGCGCGCTTGCTTCCGCCGATTGCGAGTGCTGAAGGAACACGTTCAGGCGATGGGAATGGCCCATGCGCCATGCACCGAACTGTCAATGGGCATGTCAAACGATTACACGATCGCCATTGAGGAAGGAGCGACGTTTGTGCGCATCGGGAGCGCGCTTGTTGGATCATTGTAG
- a CDS encoding YlmC/YmxH family sporulation protein — translation MMRISEFQTKDVVNVANGKKLGNIGDIDIDLDTGKIRSLIILGAGKMLGLFGREEAVVIPWQNIVKIGADVILVRLHDSD, via the coding sequence GTGATGAGAATTTCTGAATTTCAGACGAAAGATGTCGTCAATGTAGCCAATGGGAAAAAGCTTGGCAATATTGGGGACATTGATATTGATTTAGATACTGGAAAAATCCGCTCGCTCATTATTTTAGGCGCTGGAAAGATGCTCGGGCTGTTCGGCCGCGAAGAGGCGGTCGTCATTCCATGGCAGAACATCGTCAAGATCGGAGCCGATGTGATTTTAGTCCGCCTTCATGATTCCGATTAA
- a CDS encoding RluA family pseudouridine synthase, whose product MDTITFHIEDEYDGERIDKVIAALNDEWSRSQVQQWIKNGLVTVNGRTVKANYKCEAGDSVAISPPEPEPLHVEPEPIPLDIYYEDEDVLVVNKPRGMVVHPAPGHMRGTLVNALLAHCRDLSGINGVLRPGIVHRIDKDTSGLLMVAKNDAAHRSLVEQLVNKTVTRRYKAIVHGVIPHDYGTIDAPIGRDKRDRKKMAVTEENGKEAVTHFRVLERFRRYTYVECQLETGRTHQIRVHMKYIGYPLAGDPQYGPKKTLPIDGQALHAGVLGFHHPRSGDYLEFEAPLPPEFAELLEWLRKND is encoded by the coding sequence ATGGACACGATTACATTTCACATCGAAGACGAATATGACGGCGAGCGGATTGATAAAGTGATTGCGGCGCTGAATGACGAATGGTCGCGTTCGCAAGTGCAGCAATGGATCAAAAACGGGCTCGTGACGGTCAACGGCCGCACGGTGAAGGCGAATTACAAATGTGAAGCGGGCGACTCGGTCGCCATCTCGCCGCCGGAGCCGGAGCCGCTTCATGTGGAGCCGGAGCCGATTCCGCTCGACATTTATTACGAGGACGAGGATGTCCTTGTCGTCAACAAACCGCGCGGCATGGTCGTCCACCCGGCGCCCGGGCATATGCGCGGCACGCTGGTGAACGCTTTGCTCGCCCATTGCCGCGACCTATCCGGCATCAACGGCGTGCTGCGCCCCGGCATCGTCCACCGGATTGACAAAGATACATCAGGGCTGTTGATGGTGGCGAAAAATGATGCCGCCCATCGCTCGCTTGTTGAGCAGCTCGTCAACAAAACGGTGACGCGCCGCTACAAGGCGATCGTCCATGGCGTCATTCCGCATGATTACGGCACGATCGACGCTCCCATCGGCCGCGACAAACGCGACCGAAAAAAAATGGCGGTCACCGAAGAAAACGGCAAAGAAGCCGTCACTCATTTCCGCGTGCTCGAGCGGTTTCGCCGATATACGTATGTCGAATGCCAGCTGGAAACGGGACGGACGCATCAGATTCGCGTCCATATGAAATATATCGGCTACCCGCTCGCCGGCGACCCGCAATACGGGCCGAAAAAGACGCTCCCGATCGACGGTCAGGCGCTTCATGCCGGGGTGCTTGGCTTCCATCACCCGCGAAGCGGCGACTATTTGGAATTTGAAGCGCCGTTGCCGCCGGAGTTTGCCGAGCTGCTCGAATGGCTGCGAAAAAACGATTGA